Below is a genomic region from Xiphophorus hellerii strain 12219 chromosome 17, Xiphophorus_hellerii-4.1, whole genome shotgun sequence.
acggttacaaagtctTCCTTCTGGCACCTGAGGAACAtctccaggattagaggactaatgtctcagcgagatctagagaaactcatcatGTGTTAGtggcattgattactgcaacatcTTCACaagtctgtccaacaaatcaatcctccagccgcagctgatccagaatgctacTGCTCACAtcctcactaaaaccaggaacaTAGAGAACGTCACCCAGATCTAAAGTCCTTCCACAGAGAGAATAGAATATTGTTGCGTgtttataaattactgaacggcttagcaccaaaactcattaaagatctgttgttgcGTCAACCTTCcggacctctcaggtcttctggttctggttctgctctgcatttgaaccagaaccagaaccaaacaacgagaagcagcattcagcttctatgcaccacaaatctggaacaaacgtctAGAAAACTGCGAAACATCTgaaacaccgagttcctttaaatccagactgtTCAGAGTTGCCTTTCACTCTTAATAACTTGACCAACATAGTTGATGCAtatttgtttgatgattttgatgacagcatttgacaaaatgtaatgtttattactTCTTTTCATGATTTGTTTCTATAActggttgctgaaatgtgctgcacaatTCAACTTGACTTCTTACTACCCCACCACATGTCTcattctgcatgtgggctaaAAAGTCCAGTGTTGCTATAGGTGAGTGTGGCCCTCTAGACACACAGCCGCTTACCCTGCTGTCCTCCTGGGTGTCCCACTCTGGGCTGGAGGTGTGGAACGGTCGGCTCCCTTGACTGCAGTTGGAAAACTGGAAAAGGCTGGAGAAGGTGCGCCTGTTCTCCGCGGTGTCGGAGAAGACCGCATCCTGGAAGTTCACACCATGAGGCAGGATGCTGTAGTTCTCATCCATCCTTAAGAGGAGCCAGACAGACAAGAGCGAGAGGACATTCAGAATCCTGTGGTTCTGATCTGAGACGAGACTTAAATCGCCGCACCTGAGGAAGAAGAAGTAGGAGTAATTTTCCATCACGGTGTGGGACTGGCAGGACAGGTACCCCAGCCCGGTCAGGTTGAGCCGAGATCCGGACGGCACCTCCAGCATGCTGCCCCAGGCCTGGTCGCACAGCAGCTCCACCTCCGCCGAGTACAGCAGCCCTTCCTCCGCGCTCAGGTAGCCGTAGCCGAAGGGCAGCGAGTTGTGCGCGTTGCCAGCTCCGAAGCCCGGCGGCTCCCGGTGGATCGCCAGGACCCGAGCGTACACGATGATCTCCGCCAGCTCCGCCCGGCAGCCCTCGCTCAGCGGCCGCCACTCGGAGGGCAACTGGCAGCCGTGCGTAAAAGTGTCCAAAGTGTCCAACTGCGCAAAAACGCACAGCGTCGCCAGGAGTAAAATCGAGGAAATCATTCCGAAAACTCTCGAAATCCTACTGCTGGTGCTTTGGAGAGGTCTTGCTCGTTTTATACTctttttaaactgttatttCCCCGAAACTAATTCTATGCCACAGGTATGTAAAGTATGCGCACAAGTTTATCTGTGGTGTTTGGTTTTGCTATGACCTGAGCGCTGGAGGACGCTGTCTGAAGTCATCTGAAACAAGGTATCTACAAAACTTTGAGACGGCCAGCACTCTGACATTAACACACCTTTCAGTGTCGGAAAGTTCAGGCAGTCTGTGCTGCATTCACTGACTGATGGACACCTCAGGTATTTGGGCTTCCCATCAGCTCTGGTGGACATGTAAAgcag
It encodes:
- the ccdc3a gene encoding coiled-coil domain-containing protein 3a isoform X2, with protein sequence MISSILLLATLCVFAQLDTLDTFTHGCQLPSEWRPLSEGCRAELAEIIVYARVLAIHREPPGFGAGNAHNSLPFGYGYLSAEEGLLYSAEVELLCDQAWGSMLEVPSGSRLNLTGLGYLSCQSHTVMENYSYFFFLRMDENYSILPHGVNFQDAVFSDTAENRRTFSSLFQFSNCSQGSRPFHTSSPEWDTQEDSRLLCSSVQLALFEEEERSRRLQERLASAERRNRQLKERVGKVKRSLRNARKAARKAEQEARELQEKLRAAERRAGRHLNAVTQEEPSLGAFTGAAIQERMQL
- the ccdc3a gene encoding coiled-coil domain-containing protein 3a isoform X1, producing the protein MISSILLLATLCVFAQLDTLDTFTHGCQLPSEWRPLSEGCRAELAEIIVYARVLAIHREPPGFGAGNAHNSLPFGYGYLSAEEGLLYSAEVELLCDQAWGSMLEVPSGSRLNLTGLGYLSCQSHTVMENYSYFFFLRCGDLSLVSDQNHRILNVLSLLSVWLLLRMDENYSILPHGVNFQDAVFSDTAENRRTFSSLFQFSNCSQGSRPFHTSSPEWDTQEDSRLLCSSVQLALFEEEERSRRLQERLASAERRNRQLKERVGKVKRSLRNARKAARKAEQEARELQEKLRAAERRAGRHLNAVTQEEPSLGAFTGAAIQERMQL